From the genome of Pseudomonas helvetica:
GCGAGCACCAGGGTCGTAGTGGCCGTCAAGCCCATCCCCAGTCCGACCAGTACCTGGCCTGCACCAATGGCCAACCACTGCGACCATTGCAGTCCCGCAGCCACCCCTATGCAACCGAGCATCAGCATCGACATCCCAGCTATTGCCATGGACCTGAAGCCGACGCTCGACAGACGCTTGCCACAGACGGTCGCGCCTACCACCCAGCCCAACGCGGCCAGCATGATCAGCAACCCTGTCGACAATGCGCTGCCCGACGTACGGCTGAGAGCGATGGGCAACAAGCTGACCGTGGCGTACAAGCCGATGCTCGAGATAACCACCAAAGCCATGACCGCTCCCAGCGCTGGCCGATCAAAGAAACTCAACGGCACCGGACTGCCGGCGGGTGCCGCGCGAACTCGAGCTACCAGTGCTACAACACTGATGAGCATCACAATCGCCAGCGTCGATATCGGGTGCGGGATCATGTCAAGGTGCTGACTGCTTAACATGAACAGTCCTGCACAAGCGGCGATGGCCAAAAAAACCTGCGCTATGGGATCCACAGTCCTGGCTGATCGGCCTCGGCCGATCACGGGGGTGAAAAGCAGCACCATCAATGCCAAAAAGCCCAGTGGCAGATTGAGCCAAAAAACTGCACGCCAGCTCAAGGTGCTGCCCAGTGCCGTACCCGCTACAGGGCCCAATACTGCAGCCAGGCCCCAGACACTGCTGAGCATTCCCTGCATGCTGGCACGCTTTGGCCCTTCGAAGAGTGATGCCAGCATCGAGTAGGAAAGAACGATGATGCCACCCGCCCCGATACCTTGCAGGGCTCTGCCTGCAATCAGCATGACCATGCTCTGGCTACTGGCAACCACTGCCGATGCGGCGATGAAGATCAGCAGGCTGCCTTTCATCATCGAAGAAATTCCGAACCGATCAGCCAGTGCGCCGGCCAGCGGCGCAATCAGTGCCAGAGGTAGCAAGAAGCCCGAGACAACCCAGGGATAGAGCGTTGTGTCCTGCATTTGCGCATTGATCTGCGGCAGTATGGTGCTGACTGCAGTGCTGTCCATGGCAGCGAGAAACAGAGCGACGAGCACGGCCAGGACACTCAAGGAATGCTTCTCCTGGCTGATCGAGTCAATGGGTGCAAGCGTTTGCGGCGTCATGCCGGCGTCCTCAGTGGAAGTATTGGGTGTGAATCGCGTTGGCCCTGGAAAACTCCCACACGATGGCCGCAGTATCGAAATCCATGTGCTCATCGACATTGCGAATCAGGTCGTGCGACTGGAAGATCTCTTTGAAGCGCAGGCGGTTAGCGTTCCGCTCGTGCGGTCGCGACGGGAAATCAGCTTACGTAACTGCCTGGGTTACGAAAATGCTCAATCAGGACAACTAATCGAATGAAACGGACGATGGCCATCGGTCGTGCTTCAGCACTCTCGACGTCCTGACAGTGACTCAATCAACTGTCTTTTTTGAGAACCTGCATCCCGTAGAGGCTGCTCAAAAGAAAAAGGCCAACGCTCGGCGTTGGCCTTTCATGGTTCTTTTAAAAGATCCGCAGCCTGCGGCAGCTCCGACGACTGGCTGCGATCTTTCAACTGGCGACCACCCGGTTACGTCCGCGATGCTTGGCCTGATACAGCGCCTTGTCGGCCGCATACATCAGGTTTTCCAGGCTCTCGCCCGGTTGTCCTGTAGAGGTACAGAGGCCGATGCTGACGGTGATGGGGGACTCGTCGCCTTCGAACGGTGGCAGTTGCTCGACTGCAGCGCGGATATTTTCGGCAATTCGCAGTGCACCGCTTCTGTCAGTCTCGGCCAGCACCACGGCAAACTCCTCACCGCCATAGCGCGCGGCGAGATCGGAGGGGCGACGGATGTTTTCGCTGATGACCCTGGCGAGCACGCGCAAGGCATCGTCGCCGCTCTGATGGCCGTGGCGGTCGTTGAACGACTTGAAGTGATCGGCGTCGATCATCAGCACCGACAACGGTTTGCCCGAGCGCTGGGCGCGGGACCATTCATGGTTCAGGGCCTGGTCGAGGGTGCGCCGGTTAGCCACGCCGGTGAGGGCATCGATGGCGGCCTGTTGCGCCAGTTCCTGCTCGGCGTGATGGCGCAGGCGTAATTCGCGGCATAGCAGCAAGGTCAGCCACATCAAGCCGATACACAACACACCGGTTGCGCCACTGATCACGTACGCGGTGCGTCTCCAGCTGGCGAAGATTTCGTCCATGGAGAGCGCGACGCTGACCGTCAACGGCAGGTTGCCGACGCGCGAGAAGGTGTACAGACGTTCCTGGTGGTCCATGCTCGACAGGCTACTGAAGCTGCCACTGCCTTCACGCATGATGCGTATGACGTTGGGACGATTGCCGAAACTCTTGCCAATGCTGGCATCGGTCAGCATGGGCTTTTGCGCCAGCAGTATGCCGTCCTTGTCGAGCACGTTGAGGGTACTGTTGGAGCCGATGTCCAGGCTGCTGAACAGCTCGTCAAAGTACGCCAGTTGCATGGACGCGACGGCAACGCCAAGAAACTCGCCGGTGGGCGAAGAGATGCGCCGGCTGAAGCTGATGCGCCACTGATCGTTCTCGGGGCAGTCGCAACGGGGTTTGAACGGGCGACTGATAAACATCCCGCTATCGCTGTTGCCGACGTGAGCCTGGAAGTAGTCACGGTCAGAAAAATTGCCCTGTTTGGGCTGAATTGACGACGAGTTGGCGATTACCTTGCCCTGCTGGTCGAGTAGCAGTACATCGCCCTTGTAACGTGCGGTGCTTGCGCGGTCGAACAGCACCAGATGGCGGATCTGCGCCGAAACCTTCTGCAGGTCGTCACGTTGGGCGGCAGCGATCAATCCTTGCAGTGACAGGTCATAGAGCTCGACGTTGCGCAGCACATCGGCGTCGATCAGTTGCACGATGTTGGTCGCACCCCGCGTGGCCGCCTGCATGGCATTGGCGTGTTCGCGGATCAGCAGGAAGGTGACGATGGCGATGATCGCGACGACGGTCAGCGAGCTGCCGAGAACCAGCAGCAATTCCGGTCGGCGGGCGGAGCCTGTTATGGCGTGGTATGTGCGGTTTGCACTCATGGTTCTGATTTCTGCACAGGGACATCATCAGCGTAGTTCCCGGACACGCCGGGCGGCATTGCAGATATCAGTTCGTTGATCTCAGTGCATGTATAGATCCCGGATACAAAAAAGGCCAGCACCGGTGCTGGCCTTTTTGTGAATTTTTCTCAGAAAACGTTCAGTGGGTAGTCGACGATCACCCGGTATTCATCGGTGTCGGTATCCAGCGCGCCGTAGCCGTTGCCGCCGCGATTGGTGGCCCATTGCAGACGCACCGCCAGATCCTTGGCCGTACCGCCCTGGACCACGTACTTGAGATCGACATCACGCTCCCAGTGTTTGGCATTTTTACCCGCTTCGTTATAGAAGCTGGCATAACCGCGACTGTTCGGGTCAACCTTGGTCAGGTCCAGCGTGCCACGCGAATACGACACGGCGGAGGTCAGGCCCGGCACACCGACGCCAGCGAAGTCATAGGCATACTTGAGCTTCCACGAACGCTCGTTCGGGCCGTTGAAGTCCGAATACTGCTGTGAGTTGTCGAGGAAGATGCTGTCGCCCTGAGCGATGTAATCGAACGGCGTGTTGCCGTTCACGCGCTGGTAAGCGGCGGTGACGCTGTGGCTACCGACGCCCACGGTGAAGTGCAGGCTGTAGGTGTTGTTGTCGATTTTTCCGAGCAGTGCGTCGCCAGTGTCCTGGGTGTGATAGTAGTGCAGGCCCGGGTTGAGGCTGATCAGCTCATTGACCGCGTAGGTGTAGTCCAGGTCGTAGTAGTACTGGTTCCAGATGTCCTTGAGCTCGGACGCATAGAGGCTGCTGGTCAGGCCCGGCAGGCCGCTCCAGGCTACGCCGGCCCAGTTCAGGTGCTGGCTTTTGTCGCCGTCTGCCAGTTTGCCGTAGGACGTCCCGATACGCTGGTGCCCGCTCTGGTTGTAAGGCTTGGTGAAGCTGGCCTGGCCGCCCTCGATCAGCCAGCCGTCGAAGCTGTGGTTGGTCAGGCTGACACCGCGAAAGGTCTGCGGCAGCATGCGGCTCATGCCACCGGCGATTACCGGGTTGTTGAGGAACAGGTCGCCGGCTTTCAGCTCGGTGTCGAGGGCGCGCATTTTCAGGGCACCGCCAGCGCTTGAAAACGAGCCCGGCGCTTTGCTGTTGTCATCGCCGATCGGCAGGATGCTCGAACCACCGGTGCCGCCGCCACCGTCGAGTTTGAGCCCGAGCATGGCGTTGGCATCCACGCCAAAACCGACCGGGCCCTGGGTGTAGCCCGATTCGAAGATACCGAGGAAACCCTGGCCCCATTCGATGTTGTCGTTAGTCTGCTGCTGACGGTTGCGGTTCAGGTAGTAGTTGCGGGCATTGAGTTTAAGGCTTGCACCTTCAACGAAACCTTCGCGGCTGGAATCGTCGGCGGCCTGGACGTTTGCGGCCATCGTTGCGGCCATTGCAATGAATAGCGGACTGAGTTTGAGGGTGATGCTCACGCGGGGTACAGCTCCTTGGGTCAATAACAAGCGTTGTTATAGTTAATAATCCGGGTGTTTCTTATTGGGTAATAACGAAGGAATGCCTGACAAATACACAACGAAAAAAAGCCGCTGATAGCAGCGGCTTGAAGACAACTTCTCAAGGGAAAGAGCCCTGAGAAGTGTCGAGGGAAACTGAGTGGTGTTGCCGATCAGCTGTCTTTTTCAACCTGTGGTTGAGCCTGGCTGGCCGATGTTTGCCGGGTTTGCTCAGACTTCTGTGCTTTTGCGGTCAGTTCAGCCTGGGCCTTGTCGAAGGCTGCGGCACGCGCAGCATTATGCGCGACAAATGCCGGCGATTCTTCAGCCATGGCAAAGGGAGACAACAACAAGGACGACAAAACGAAAGCGCTGGCAATACCCATACTGTTGGACATCTTGAAAACCTTCTTGCTTGGCAAGTGCTGTTTGGTGTGGCCAAGGTAAAGGTCTTGGGGGGTGGGAAAAAGAGCGGATTGCATAAAGGACTGTTGCATCAAGAGCAACAGTCGCACCGACCTGTGGCGAGCGAGCTTGCTCGCGCTCGGCTGCGTAGCAGTCGTAATTCGGGGCAGGTGGTATATCTGATTAAACACGGTTGATTGTCTTGGGGCCGCTTCGCAGCCCAGCGCGAGCAAGCTCGCTCGCCACAGGAATCAAATCGGCAAATAGATCCCGAAGGTATTCACGCCGTTATCGCTGTGCACAAACACATTGCCGCCGTGCATCAGCGCGATCGCCTTGACGATGGCCAGCCCCAGTCCATGGTTGGCGCCGCTGTTGCTGCGCGAGGCGTCGACCCGGTAGAAGCGCTCGAACAAGCGCGGCAGGTGTTCGCTGGCGATGGGCTCACCAGGGTTGGCGACGCCGATACTGACCTGATGCTCCTGAACATCAATCTGCACCCGAATGACCTGGCCGGGAGCGGTGTGCTGCACGGCGTTGTTCAACAGGTTGATCAGCGCCCGACGCAGGTGGGCGATTTCAATCTGCACCTGGGCATCGCCGCTGACCTGAACCTTGACCTGCGCATCTTCGAGGATGAAATCCAGGTAGTCCAGAGTGGTGGCGACTTCATCCGCAAGCGAGGTGGTGGTCAGTTTGGTGGCCTTGCTGCCCTGGTCGGCGCTGGCCAGAAACAGCATGTCGTTGATGATCGAGCGCAGCCGTTCGAGTTCTTCGAGGTTCGATTGCAGCACTTCGAAGTAGTGCTCTGCCGAGCGCCCACGGGTCAGGGCAACCTGGGTCTGACCGATCAGGTTGGTCAGCGGCGAGCGCAGTTCGTGGGCGACATCGGCGTTGAACGATTCAAGTCGCGTGTAGGCTTGCTCGACCCGCTCCAGCGTCGAGTTGAACGAGCTGACGAACTGATTGAGTTCTGGCGGCAGCGGCGACAGTTGCAGCCGTGAGGACAGCAACGGCGGTGCCAGTCGTTGCGCTTCCTGCGACAACTTGATCAACGGTTTGAGGCCGATTCGCGCCACCCAGTAACCCAGCGCCGAAGCCAGCAGCACACCGATGATTGCCAGGCTGATCAAGGCGATCAGCAAGTGATGCTGGGTCTCATAGAAGGTTTGCGTGTCGATGCCGATCATGAAGCGCAGCGGTGGACGCTGGTCCTTGGCCGGAAACTGGCTGACCAGCACTTTCATCGGATAGGGCTGCCCCGGCAGTTGTACGTCGCGCTTGCCGGTTGGCCCTTGCGCCAAGGCACGGATCTGCGGGGTGATGTTGCCGTACTCGTAGTTGGCATCGCCGCTGATGATCCAGAAGCTGATGCGCTTGTCCTCTTCGCTAAGCAGGTTGAGTTTGTTGTTGATCTTCACCCAGTGCTCTGGCGTACCAAAGCGCCCGACCGTGGATTCGAGCACGCTGTAACGCGCATCCAGTTCGGCTGCCGGCAACAGCGCCAAACCCTTTTCGACCTGTTGATACAGCGCCCAGCCGATCAACAGAAACACCAGCGCCGCCACCAATGTGAACATGCCGCTCAGGCGCAGGGCGATACTGTTACTGCGCACTGCGGCTCTCCAGCACATAGCCCATGCCGCGAATGGTGTGCAGCAGTTTCTCTTCGAACGGCCCGTCGATCTTCGCCCGCAGACGCTTGATCGCAACTTCGACGACGTTGGCGTCGCTGTCGAAATTGATGTCCCAGACCATCTCGGCAATCGCGGTTTTCGAGAGAATTTCACCCTGACGCCGGGCCAGCACGCTGAGCAGCGAGAACTCCTTGGCGGTCAGGTCCAGCCGCGTACCGGCACGGGTGGCCTTGCGGCTGATCAAGTCGACCCACAGGTCGGCGATGGTCACTTGCACCGGTTCATGGCCACCGCTGCGGCGGGTCAAGGCTTGCAGGCGGGCGACCAGTTCGAGGAACGAGAAAGGTTTGCCCAGGTAATCGTCGGCACCGTCGCGCAGGCCTTTGATCCGGTCTTCGACACGCTCGCGGGCGGTCAGCATGATCACCGGGGTCTGTTTGCGGGCACGCAGGGCGCGCAGCACGCCGTAGCCGTCGAGACCCGGCAGCATCACGTCGAGGATGATCACCGCGTAATCGTTTTCGAGCGCCAGGTGCAAACCTTCGACGCCGTCCGGGGCGCGGTCCACGGTGTAACCCTGTTCGGTCAAGCCGCGGTACAGATAGTCCGCGGTTTTCTCTTCGTCTTCGATAATCAGAACGCGCATGACCCGCCTCAGTGTGTGGTCGCCAGCGCAGGCGCTGGTGTGGAGCGATGGAACACCCGCTCAAGCCATAAGTATATGACTGGCGTGGTAAACAGCGTCAGCGCCTGGCTGACCAGCAAACCGCCGACCACCGCGATCCCCAGCGGTTGACGCAGTTCGGCGCCGGTGCCGTAACCGAGCATCAGCGGCAGCGCGCCGAGCAGGGCGGCGAGGGTGGTCATCATGATCGGCCGGAACCGCGTGAGGCATGCCTCGAAAATTGCTTCTTGCGGGGACAGCCCGCGATTGCGCTGGGCGTCGAGGGCGAAGTCGATCATCAGGATGCCGTTCTTCTTGACGATACCGATCAGCAGCACCAGGCCGATCAACGCCATGATCGAGAAGTCCTGGCCGAGGATCCACAGCAGTATCAAGGCGCCGAGGCCAGCGGAAGGCAAGGTCGAGATGATCGTCAGCGGGTGCACGAAACTTTCATAGAGCACGCCAAGAATGATGTATACCGCCACCAGCGCCGCCAGAATCAGCCACGGCTGGCTGGCCAGCGAACTCTGGAATGCCTGGGCCGCGCCCTGAAAGTTGCCGTTGACCGAGGCCGGCATACCGATGTCGTTCTTCGCCTGATTGAGCAAAATCACCGCATCACCCAAGGCCACGCCGGGCGCCAGGTTGAACGACAGGTTGGCGGCCGGGAACATGCCGTCGTGGGCGATGGACAACGGGCCGATGGTTGGCGCATCGAAACGGGCCAGCGCCGACAACGGCACCATCTCGCCACTCAGCGGCGAACGCAGGTAGAAATAGGCGAGGCTTTCAGCCTTGCCGCGCTGGCGGGTGTCGAGTTCGAGGATAACGTTGTACTGGTTTATTTCGGTCTGGAACTCGTTGACCTGCCGTTGGCCGAAGGCGTCATAAAGCGCCTCGTCGACATCGCTGGCGGTCAGCCCGAAACGCGCCGCAGCGGCACGGTCGATGTGGATGTGGGTGATGCTGCCGCCCAGTTGCAGGTCGTTGGAAATGTCGCGGAACGCCGGGATGCTGCGCAGTTTTTCGGTCAGGCGCTGGGTCCAGAGGTTCAGTGTCGGACCGTCGTTGCTCTTGAGCACGTATTGATACTGGGCGCGGCTGGGGCCGGAGCTGAGGTTGATGTCTTGCCCGGCGCGCAGGTACAGCACAATGCCCGGGACCTTCAGCAGTTGCGGACGAATCCGGTCGATGAAGGCGCTGGCGGACACATCGCGGTCGCCGCGTTTTTTCAAGGAGATCCAGAAGCGCCCGTTGGCGATGGTCTGGTTGCTGCCGGAAACACCCACCGAATGCGAAAAGGTCTGCACTGCCGGGTCGGCGGCGAGGATGTCGGCCAGGGCCTGGTGCTTTTTCACCATCTCCGGAAACGACACGTCGGCGGCGGCTTCGGTAGTGCCGAGGATAAAACCGGTGTCCTGTATCGGGAAGAAACCTTTGGGGATAAACACGTAGCCGGCAACCGCCATGCACAGCGTCAGGCTGAAGATCCCCAGCATCAGTTTCTGATGCGCCAGGGCGCGGCGCAGTGCGCGTTCATACAGCGCCAGCAGGCGCTCTCCGAAACCGGGTTTGGCATGGGCGTCGTGTACCGGCGCGCGCATGAACAGGGCGGCCATGGTCGGTGCCAGGGTCAACGACACCACCACCGAAATCATGATGGTCGAGGTGGCGGTCAAGGCGAACTCCTTGAACAACCGGCCGACCACGCCGCCCATGAACAGCAGCGGAATAAACGCCGCCACCAGCGAGAAGCTGATCGAGACCACGGTAAAGCCGATCTCTCCAGCGCCCTTGATCGCGGCCTCGCGCATGCCGTCGCCGGCCTCCAGGTGGCGGTGGATGTTCTCCACCACCACAATCGCATCGTCGACCACAAACCCCACGGAAATGACGATCGCCACCAGCGTCAGGTTGTTCAGGCTGAAGCCCATGATGTACATCAGCGCGATACTGGCGATCAGCGAGACCCCGAGTACGCTGGAAACGATCAGCGTCGCCGACCACTGGCGCAGGAACAGCGCCATCACCGCGACCACCAGCAGGACCGCGATCAGCAGGGTGACTTCCACTTCGTGCAGTGAAGCGCGGATGGTCTGGGTCCGGTCGATCAGCACGTTGACCTGTATCGACGCCGGAAGCATCGCTTGCAGGCCCGGCAACGCGGCTTGAATCCGGTCCACGGTGTCGACGATGTTCGCGCCCGGTTGCCGCAGGATCACCAGGTTGACCCCCGGCCGATCGCCAGACCAGGCCTGGACATAGGCGTCTTCCGAGCCACTGACCACGGTGGCGATGTCCCGGAGCTGGACCGGTGCACCGTTCTTGTAGGAGACGATGAGCTGACCGTACTCGTCGGGATGGAACAGCTGATCGTTGGTCGATAGCGTGGAAATGCTCGACTCACCGTACAGCGCACCTTTGGCCAGGTTGAGACTGGTTTTCTGAATGGCCAGGCGCACATCGGCCAGGGTCAGGCCGATGGCGGCGAGTTTGTCGGCCGAGGCCTGGACCCGGATCGCCGGGCGTTGCTGGCCGGTGATGTAGATCTGGCCGACGCCGTCGATCTGGCTCAATTGCCGCGCCAGCAGGGTTTCGGCGTAGTCGCTGAGTTCGGTGCCGGGCATTTGCGTCGAGCTGACGCTGAGGATCAGCACCGGGCTGTCGGACGGGTTGACCTTGCGCCAGGTCGGCAGCGTCGGCATGTCCTTGGGCAGCTTGCCGGCGGCGGTGTTGATCGCGGCCTGAACTTCCTGCGCGGCGGTGTCGATGCTTTTGTTGAGGGTGAATTGCAGGGTCAGGTTGGTCGAACCCAAGGCGCTGCTGGAGGTCATTTGGGTCATGCCGGGGATGGCGCTGAATTGCACCTCCAACGGTGTCGCCACCGACGAAGCCATGGTGTCGGGGCTGGCGCCGGGCAACTGCGCGGCGACCTGAATGGTCGGGAACTCGGCTTCCGGCAAAGGGGCGACGGGCAGGCGCGGGAAGGCGATCAAGCCCAGCAGCACCAGGGCGAAGGTCAGCAGTGCCGTGGCGACCGGATGGTCGATGCACCAGGCCGAAATACCGCCATGGACTTTCATGGCTGTTGCTCCGCCGCAGTGCTTTGCGTGAGCGCTGGCGGCTCGCCGAGAATCTGCACGCTGGCCCCTGGCTTGAGCCGCGACTGACCATCGCTGACCAGCACATCACCGGCCTTTACTCCTGTGATGATGTTCAGCCCGCTGTCCTGATAGACCATTTGCACCGGAACCGATTCGACCTTGTCGCCGTTGACCCGGTAAACGAAATGCTGATCCAGCCCGCGCTGGACCACCGACGGCGGCACCACCAGCGCATGCTGGTCGACGGCGGTCTGGATCTTCACGGTCACCAGTTGCCCGGGCCAGAGTTTTTGCCCGGCGTTGCTGAATTCGGCCTTGGCGCGAATGGTCCCGGTGTTGGCATTGATCTGGTTGTCGATGAGCGTCAGATGGCCTTCGCCGAGCAAGTCGCCGGTCTGGCCATTGGTGTCGGCGCCGAGGTAGGCATTCACGTCAGCCGGCGGGGTTGCGCTGATCAACCGTTGCAGCGTCGGCAGCATTTGCTGTGGCAGGGAGAACTCGACGGCAATCGGGTCGATCTGGGTGACCGAGAACAATCCCTGGGTATCGCTCATGCGCAGGAAGTTGCCTTCATCCACGGTGCGAATACCGACGCGGCCCGTCACCGGCGAGCGAATCTGTGTGTAGGAGAGTTGTACCTGCGCCGCATCGATGGCCGCCTGATTGCCCTGCGCCGTGGCTTTCAACTGATTGACCAGGGCTTGTTGCTGGTCGTAAGTCTGCTTGGAAACCCCGTCATCGACACTCAGCAATTTGTAGCGTTTGAGGTTGACCTCGGCGACCTGCAACTGCGCCTGGTTTTCGCCCAATTGCGCACGGGCCTGATCGAGGCTGGCGCGGATCGAGCGATCGTCGATAGTTGCCAGCAGGTCACCGGCCTTCACCAACTGACCTTCCTTGACCAGTAGTCGGGTGAGGATGCCATCGATCTGCGGACGAATAACCACGCTGTGCAACGACAGCACCGAGCCAATCGCGCTGACGTAGCGCGGCACGTCGCGTTCGACGACGCTGACCACCCGCACCG
Proteins encoded in this window:
- a CDS encoding sensor domain-containing diguanylate cyclase produces the protein MSANRTYHAITGSARRPELLLVLGSSLTVVAIIAIVTFLLIREHANAMQAATRGATNIVQLIDADVLRNVELYDLSLQGLIAAAQRDDLQKVSAQIRHLVLFDRASTARYKGDVLLLDQQGKVIANSSSIQPKQGNFSDRDYFQAHVGNSDSGMFISRPFKPRCDCPENDQWRISFSRRISSPTGEFLGVAVASMQLAYFDELFSSLDIGSNSTLNVLDKDGILLAQKPMLTDASIGKSFGNRPNVIRIMREGSGSFSSLSSMDHQERLYTFSRVGNLPLTVSVALSMDEIFASWRRTAYVISGATGVLCIGLMWLTLLLCRELRLRHHAEQELAQQAAIDALTGVANRRTLDQALNHEWSRAQRSGKPLSVLMIDADHFKSFNDRHGHQSGDDALRVLARVISENIRRPSDLAARYGGEEFAVVLAETDRSGALRIAENIRAAVEQLPPFEGDESPITVSIGLCTSTGQPGESLENLMYAADKALYQAKHRGRNRVVAS
- a CDS encoding heavy metal response regulator transcription factor, which codes for MRVLIIEDEEKTADYLYRGLTEQGYTVDRAPDGVEGLHLALENDYAVIILDVMLPGLDGYGVLRALRARKQTPVIMLTARERVEDRIKGLRDGADDYLGKPFSFLELVARLQALTRRSGGHEPVQVTIADLWVDLISRKATRAGTRLDLTAKEFSLLSVLARRQGEILSKTAIAEMVWDINFDSDANVVEVAIKRLRAKIDGPFEEKLLHTIRGMGYVLESRSAQ
- a CDS encoding multidrug efflux RND transporter permease subunit translates to MKVHGGISAWCIDHPVATALLTFALVLLGLIAFPRLPVAPLPEAEFPTIQVAAQLPGASPDTMASSVATPLEVQFSAIPGMTQMTSSSALGSTNLTLQFTLNKSIDTAAQEVQAAINTAAGKLPKDMPTLPTWRKVNPSDSPVLILSVSSTQMPGTELSDYAETLLARQLSQIDGVGQIYITGQQRPAIRVQASADKLAAIGLTLADVRLAIQKTSLNLAKGALYGESSISTLSTNDQLFHPDEYGQLIVSYKNGAPVQLRDIATVVSGSEDAYVQAWSGDRPGVNLVILRQPGANIVDTVDRIQAALPGLQAMLPASIQVNVLIDRTQTIRASLHEVEVTLLIAVLLVVAVMALFLRQWSATLIVSSVLGVSLIASIALMYIMGFSLNNLTLVAIVISVGFVVDDAIVVVENIHRHLEAGDGMREAAIKGAGEIGFTVVSISFSLVAAFIPLLFMGGVVGRLFKEFALTATSTIMISVVVSLTLAPTMAALFMRAPVHDAHAKPGFGERLLALYERALRRALAHQKLMLGIFSLTLCMAVAGYVFIPKGFFPIQDTGFILGTTEAAADVSFPEMVKKHQALADILAADPAVQTFSHSVGVSGSNQTIANGRFWISLKKRGDRDVSASAFIDRIRPQLLKVPGIVLYLRAGQDINLSSGPSRAQYQYVLKSNDGPTLNLWTQRLTEKLRSIPAFRDISNDLQLGGSITHIHIDRAAAARFGLTASDVDEALYDAFGQRQVNEFQTEINQYNVILELDTRQRGKAESLAYFYLRSPLSGEMVPLSALARFDAPTIGPLSIAHDGMFPAANLSFNLAPGVALGDAVILLNQAKNDIGMPASVNGNFQGAAQAFQSSLASQPWLILAALVAVYIILGVLYESFVHPLTIISTLPSAGLGALILLWILGQDFSIMALIGLVLLIGIVKKNGILMIDFALDAQRNRGLSPQEAIFEACLTRFRPIMMTTLAALLGALPLMLGYGTGAELRQPLGIAVVGGLLVSQALTLFTTPVIYLWLERVFHRSTPAPALATTH
- a CDS encoding efflux RND transporter periplasmic adaptor subunit — protein: MPIPGKKLLIAALLVTVTAVAIGVALKPATSKLSTPTAIPVRVVSVVERDVPRYVSAIGSVLSLHSVVIRPQIDGILTRLLVKEGQLVKAGDLLATIDDRSIRASLDQARAQLGENQAQLQVAEVNLKRYKLLSVDDGVSKQTYDQQQALVNQLKATAQGNQAAIDAAQVQLSYTQIRSPVTGRVGIRTVDEGNFLRMSDTQGLFSVTQIDPIAVEFSLPQQMLPTLQRLISATPPADVNAYLGADTNGQTGDLLGEGHLTLIDNQINANTGTIRAKAEFSNAGQKLWPGQLVTVKIQTAVDQHALVVPPSVVQRGLDQHFVYRVNGDKVESVPVQMVYQDSGLNIITGVKAGDVLVSDGQSRLKPGASVQILGEPPALTQSTAAEQQP
- a CDS encoding OprD family porin; this translates as MSITLKLSPLFIAMAATMAANVQAADDSSREGFVEGASLKLNARNYYLNRNRQQQTNDNIEWGQGFLGIFESGYTQGPVGFGVDANAMLGLKLDGGGGTGGSSILPIGDDNSKAPGSFSSAGGALKMRALDTELKAGDLFLNNPVIAGGMSRMLPQTFRGVSLTNHSFDGWLIEGGQASFTKPYNQSGHQRIGTSYGKLADGDKSQHLNWAGVAWSGLPGLTSSLYASELKDIWNQYYYDLDYTYAVNELISLNPGLHYYHTQDTGDALLGKIDNNTYSLHFTVGVGSHSVTAAYQRVNGNTPFDYIAQGDSIFLDNSQQYSDFNGPNERSWKLKYAYDFAGVGVPGLTSAVSYSRGTLDLTKVDPNSRGYASFYNEAGKNAKHWERDVDLKYVVQGGTAKDLAVRLQWATNRGGNGYGALDTDTDEYRVIVDYPLNVF
- a CDS encoding MFS transporter, with the protein product MTPQTLAPIDSISQEKHSLSVLAVLVALFLAAMDSTAVSTILPQINAQMQDTTLYPWVVSGFLLPLALIAPLAGALADRFGISSMMKGSLLIFIAASAVVASSQSMVMLIAGRALQGIGAGGIIVLSYSMLASLFEGPKRASMQGMLSSVWGLAAVLGPVAGTALGSTLSWRAVFWLNLPLGFLALMVLLFTPVIGRGRSARTVDPIAQVFLAIAACAGLFMLSSQHLDMIPHPISTLAIVMLISVVALVARVRAAPAGSPVPLSFFDRPALGAVMALVVISSIGLYATVSLLPIALSRTSGSALSTGLLIMLAALGWVVGATVCGKRLSSVGFRSMAIAGMSMLMLGCIGVAAGLQWSQWLAIGAGQVLVGLGMGLTATTTLVLAQNSAPHDQLGAYTSTVQFLRNLGAAFGVNAMVAIALYLPPNRAYQVTFLLLGLLMTVGLLFAFGLPSRGGPQKR
- a CDS encoding heavy metal sensor histidine kinase translates to MRSNSIALRLSGMFTLVAALVFLLIGWALYQQVEKGLALLPAAELDARYSVLESTVGRFGTPEHWVKINNKLNLLSEEDKRISFWIISGDANYEYGNITPQIRALAQGPTGKRDVQLPGQPYPMKVLVSQFPAKDQRPPLRFMIGIDTQTFYETQHHLLIALISLAIIGVLLASALGYWVARIGLKPLIKLSQEAQRLAPPLLSSRLQLSPLPPELNQFVSSFNSTLERVEQAYTRLESFNADVAHELRSPLTNLIGQTQVALTRGRSAEHYFEVLQSNLEELERLRSIINDMLFLASADQGSKATKLTTTSLADEVATTLDYLDFILEDAQVKVQVSGDAQVQIEIAHLRRALINLLNNAVQHTAPGQVIRVQIDVQEHQVSIGVANPGEPIASEHLPRLFERFYRVDASRSNSGANHGLGLAIVKAIALMHGGNVFVHSDNGVNTFGIYLPI